The sequence below is a genomic window from Silene latifolia isolate original U9 population chromosome 7, ASM4854445v1, whole genome shotgun sequence.
atttcaggaattaacctgttcgatttcagcctcaaataacgagctttaacacatttttcacgataatccgagtttcggcgaatgctggtttctggctcaccggcaaccccaaatgttttcggttggtgctcaaactttgcgtggccgctttacctgacccgaggaaatttctatgtgatttccggagaaattttgttccgggaccccgaaatcccgaaaaaccgtgtattatacacatcaatttcagccgttcggaaggtcgtaccggaccctgtttctttttctccctgtttttcaatcacgcgtccgggctcatttcaggaattaacatgttcgatttcagcttcaaataacgagcgttaacacatttttcacgataatccgagtttcggcgaatgcaggtttgtgacacaccggcacccccaaatgtcttccgttggtgctcaaactttgcgtggccgctttatctgacccgagtaactttcgatgtgatttccggagaatttttttccgggaccccggaatcccgaaaaaccgtgtattatacacttcaatttcagccgttcggaaggtcgtaccggaccctgtttctttttctccctgtttttcaatcacgcgcccgggctcatttcaggaattaacctgttcgatttcagcttcaaataacgagctttaacacatttttcacgataatccgagtttcggcgaatgcaggtttgtgacacaccggcacccccaaatgtcttccgtttgtgcccaaactttgcctggccgctttatctgacccgattaattttctatgtgatttccggagaatttttttccgggaccccggaatcccgaaaaaccgtgtattatacacttcaatttcaaagttcggaaggtcgtgcggacctgtttctttttctccatgtttttcaatcatgcgtccgagctaatttcaggaattaacctgttcgatttcagcctcaaataacgagctttaacacatttttcacgataatccgagtttcggcgaatgctgttttctggcacaccggcacccccaaatgttttcggttggtgctcaaactttgcgtggccgctttatctgacccgagtaactttctgtgtgatttccggagaattttcttccggaatcccgaaaaaccgtgtattatacaacttcaatttcagccgttcggaaggtcgtaccggaccctgtttctttttctccatgtttttcaatcacgcgtccgagctcatttcaggaattaacctgttcgatttcagcctcaaataacgagctttaacacatttttcacgataatccgagtttcggcgaatgctggtttctggcacaccggcaactCCAAATGTTTTtggttggtgctcaaactttgcgtggccgctttatctgacccgaggaaatttctatgtgatttccggaaaaattttgttccgggaccccgaaatcccgaaaaaccgtgtattatacacttcaatttcaaatagttcggaaggtcgtaccggaccagtatctttttctcctgtttttcaatcacgcgtccgagctcatttcaggaattaacctgttcgatttcagcctcaaataacgagctttaacacatttttcacgataatccgagtttcggcgaatgctggtttgtggcacaccggcaccccaaatgtcttcagttggtgctcaaactttgcgtggccgctttatctgacccgaggaactttctatgtgatttccggagaattttgttccgggaccccggaatcccgaaaaaccgtgtattatacacttcaatttcagccgttcggaaggtcataccggaccctgtttctttttctccctgtttttcaatcacgcgtccgagctcatttcatgaattaacctgttcaatttctGATGCGTAAGCGGAAGCTAAAACGAACTGGATAGTGTGACTAGAACAAGACGCCAATCTTGTTGTTTGTCGTGAGCCAAATTGGACGCCAATCCTCCTTGAACTCGTTGAATCGAAGTACCTTATCGATTTGAAATACAAAGTACCTTATTATATTGAGTAAGAACACACGTTTCTTATGAAATAACTTGAATTGATTGGTTCCTTAATTTGGCCAAGACAACCTATATTTATACCCCATACATATTCCTAATATGACTCCTTGAtaaaattctaattctaattcTAAGAGAGAAATATGGAAAACAAACTCTTAACTATTTCCGTAATTAAACTACCTGTTTCCTATGAGGAAACTTATTGCCTTAAACTAACAATCTAACAATCTACCTTATTTTAGAAAACATGGAAATAACCTTATTTTAGAAAATATGGAAATAACAGACTTTCTGATGCTTCCTTGCTGTTCCACGTATGTCATGCTTGCCCACCATTCACCAGCACTCCTACGCCCACCGTGTACATTTGAGACCCTTGAGTTCTTGTGAGTTCAATTAGCTTATCCGGGTTCAAAATGAGATTCTCATGATCCACATTTGGATCATCCCCTCCCTCTTGagaaggaattgtcctcaattccaGCAACCCGTCATCATCTATGTACGGTGATAAGTCCCCCACATTGAAAGTGGCATGCACTCCATAATCTCCGAATTCAATCTTGTAGGCATTGTCGTTGATGCGTTGTATCACTTTGTAAGGTCCTTCCGCTCTAGGCATGAGTTTGTTCTTGCGTTTTCCTGGAAATCGTTCCTTCCTCAAGTGCAACCATACAAGATCACCCTCTTTGAACACCTTAGCTCTCCTATTTTTGTTTGCCTTTCGTTTATACACCTCATTCACGTGTTCAATTCTGGTCTTAACTTGGtcgtgcaatttcatcatggactTCAATTTTGCTTCAGCATCTTTATGCAACAGCTCATTCTTTGGCAAAGGCACTAAATCAATTGGTAAGTAAGGATTCACCCCATATACTACCTcaaatggtgagtgtttagtagcATAGGTAGGCGACACATTATATGCGAACTCAAAGATGCGCTAATTTCAAGTCCCAATCTTTCTGAGTTTTGCTCACAAGTCCTCTCAACAATGCTCCAAGTATCCGATTAGTAACCTCTGTTTGCCCATCTGTTTGTGGATGATGTGAGGTA
It includes:
- the LOC141593165 gene encoding uncharacterized protein LOC141593165 is translated as MLGDVTSIVNKCVTCHMAKSTFKAGSYTPFARPVREKPWEDVSMDFIVALPRTQRGKDAIMVVVDRFSKMAHFIPCHKTDDAVNVADLYYREVLRLHVPLPKNELLHKDAEAKLKSMMKLHDQVKTRIEHVNEVYKRKANKNRRAKVFKEGDLVWLHLRKERFPGKRKNKLMPRAEGPYKVIQRINDNAYKIEFGDYGVHATFNVGDLSPYIDDDGLLELRTIPSQEGGDDPNVDHENLILNPDKLIELTRTQGSQMYTVGVGVLVNGGQA